In Pseudoalteromonas piratica, the following proteins share a genomic window:
- a CDS encoding BlaI/MecI/CopY family transcriptional regulator → MALSNFELEVMQLFWQHKEASAPQIHKLVAQTRDVKYSTVKTIIDRLEKKGSLKRSKTLGRTIFYAPTTEKQSVSVPLIKDFINKVFLGKSRPLAAHILEQEELSMDDIEYLESILKERKKDLGK, encoded by the coding sequence ATGGCACTTTCAAACTTTGAACTAGAAGTGATGCAGCTATTTTGGCAACACAAAGAAGCCAGCGCACCTCAAATACATAAATTGGTTGCCCAAACGCGAGATGTAAAATACAGCACCGTTAAAACCATTATCGATAGACTTGAGAAAAAAGGCAGCTTAAAACGCAGCAAGACCCTTGGTCGTACAATTTTTTATGCACCAACTACAGAAAAGCAATCAGTCAGCGTGCCATTAATTAAAGATTTTATAAATAAAGTATTTCTTGGAAAAAGCCGCCCGCTCGCTGCACATATTTTAGAACAAGAAGAGCTATCCATGGATGATATTGAGTATTTAGAGTCCATCTTAAAAGAGCGTAAAAAGGATTTGGGAAAATGA
- a CDS encoding nucleotidyltransferase family protein, translating to MIKLQKATLADVGYLLALRKLTMHQYLEQAGLPCTDEAHLARINYQFALTHLIILNEQVAGMVKYGYLADQATWHIYQIQIHPDFQNKGLGSQVISEIIETANTQQHTVTLSVLKQNPARFLYFNLGFVVVGEDNNELLLARPTDTRHLHTLQQYLKSDFTRMSALKALQQLNLPSGYIAAGFLRNLVWDKLHDDMSTPLNDVDVIYYDASKTSHIDDKQLEAKLCKLVPTLNWQVKNQALMHIKNNDAVYNNVIDAMAHWPEKETAVAVKLDNKDNLVAISAFGFDSLFDLKLSHNAKRDKSVFLARVEGKAWQNRWPKLVMNPNSD from the coding sequence ATGATTAAGCTGCAAAAAGCAACACTTGCAGATGTAGGTTATTTATTAGCTCTTCGCAAATTAACTATGCATCAGTACCTTGAACAAGCAGGGTTACCTTGTACAGATGAAGCGCACCTTGCGCGCATAAACTACCAATTTGCGCTCACACATTTAATTATTTTGAATGAGCAGGTTGCTGGCATGGTGAAGTATGGTTATTTGGCAGATCAAGCTACTTGGCACATCTATCAAATTCAAATACACCCTGATTTTCAGAATAAAGGCCTTGGCAGCCAGGTTATTAGCGAGATTATTGAAACAGCTAACACACAACAACACACTGTGACGCTAAGTGTACTCAAGCAAAATCCAGCACGCTTTTTATATTTTAACTTGGGGTTTGTGGTGGTTGGCGAAGATAACAACGAGTTATTATTGGCTCGGCCAACAGATACCCGTCACTTGCATACCTTGCAGCAATATTTAAAAAGCGATTTCACGCGCATGAGCGCGCTTAAAGCGTTGCAGCAGCTTAATCTTCCAAGTGGTTATATTGCAGCGGGATTTTTACGTAATTTAGTGTGGGATAAGCTGCATGATGATATGTCTACCCCATTAAACGATGTAGATGTGATTTATTATGATGCGAGCAAAACAAGTCACATTGACGATAAACAGCTTGAAGCCAAGTTGTGTAAATTGGTGCCAACGTTAAACTGGCAAGTTAAAAACCAAGCGCTGATGCATATTAAAAACAATGATGCCGTGTATAACAATGTGATTGATGCTATGGCACATTGGCCGGAAAAAGAAACTGCGGTTGCGGTGAAATTAGATAATAAAGACAACCTAGTTGCTATCTCTGCGTTTGGCTTTGACTCGTTATTCGATTTAAAGTTAAGCCACAACGCCAAGCGTGATAAAAGCGTTTTTTTAGCACGTGTTGAAGGTAAAGCTTGGCAAAATCGTTGGCCAAAACTGGTAATGAATCCAAACTCAGATTAA
- a CDS encoding sensor histidine kinase produces the protein MKYQRLALQLTSTQNTDTERLIADLSHELRTPLTSIKLQLYKLTLNNADQTKKNQQKLEQKVLEIERLLDELTQLSRCEIKGITSKSRSYNASHYFEQQVRDLTHFFNQHGVIFASYIELPLTLQVCLNNQLVSSLFKRLAENSVRHSKPTAEVHLRILSAKSHVVIEFEDTSPGVSEAELNNIFKGLYRVDKSRNRATGGAGFGLTICKRIVEAHDGTINAQPSHLGGLKIHIKLPCTESF, from the coding sequence TTGAAATATCAGCGCTTAGCGCTTCAATTAACGTCAACTCAAAATACTGATACTGAACGACTAATTGCGGACTTATCTCACGAACTCAGAACACCACTTACATCGATAAAATTACAGCTGTATAAACTTACGTTAAATAATGCTGATCAAACTAAAAAAAATCAGCAAAAACTCGAGCAAAAAGTGCTTGAAATTGAAAGATTGCTTGATGAATTAACACAGTTATCGCGCTGTGAAATCAAGGGGATAACCAGTAAGAGTCGTAGCTACAATGCTTCTCATTATTTTGAGCAGCAGGTGCGCGATTTAACACATTTTTTTAACCAGCATGGGGTTATTTTTGCAAGTTATATAGAGCTGCCGCTCACTTTACAGGTTTGCCTAAACAACCAGCTGGTTAGTTCGCTTTTCAAGCGCCTTGCGGAAAATTCTGTACGCCATAGCAAACCTACAGCGGAAGTGCATTTACGAATTTTAAGCGCAAAATCGCACGTTGTAATAGAATTTGAAGATACATCACCAGGTGTCTCTGAGGCTGAATTAAATAATATCTTTAAAGGACTGTATCGCGTTGATAAATCACGCAACCGTGCAACAGGTGGTGCGGGGTTTGGCCTTACTATTTGCAAACGTATTGTTGAAGCCCATGATGGAACAATTAACGCACAGCCATCACATTTAGGTGGGCTTAAAATACATATCAAGCTTCCTTGTACAGAGAGTTTCTAA
- a CDS encoding alpha/beta hydrolase-fold protein — MKQLMIVLASLFLLLNTVFTNALASTHQRISQTSSILGEERTIQIALPENYHANPTATYPVMYLLDGDYNFKAVTGMLDMLANKGQLIPDVIVVAISDNGTSSYRNYMTPSFSDKQPDSASKFADYLESEVKPYIQSHYRTANNHILVGQSIGGLFVLNTLIENPVRFNHYIAISPSVWVGDNAIVKKAKNTLHTKTFSAVSLHLSLADETRMGQYDLINYLDLNPQASLTWQFTHYPDENHNSVGLIALRNSLKQIFNGWHINERALATKTPQSVLTHYANLQTQWQLKQAIPTNVAHSLMRYHYRNNLVDKVPAFIQNAKQTLPQSSQVLTAKQASYVGHFDSPKNALALLKSAEKEHAHSIEHLKAIASVYEQLGEQQNAQAYYKKALALAEKQQVAQWQLNILAAKVK, encoded by the coding sequence ATGAAACAATTAATGATTGTTTTAGCATCGCTCTTTTTACTGCTAAACACTGTGTTTACCAATGCACTAGCGTCTACTCACCAACGTATTTCACAAACTTCGAGTATTCTTGGTGAAGAACGCACCATTCAAATTGCATTGCCTGAAAACTATCACGCTAACCCAACAGCTACCTACCCGGTTATGTATTTGCTTGATGGTGATTACAACTTTAAAGCAGTGACTGGCATGCTCGATATGTTGGCTAATAAAGGGCAGCTGATCCCTGATGTGATTGTGGTTGCGATTTCGGATAATGGTACATCGTCATACCGAAATTACATGACCCCAAGTTTTAGTGATAAACAGCCTGACAGCGCCAGCAAATTTGCTGATTACCTTGAAAGTGAAGTGAAGCCCTATATTCAAAGCCACTATCGCACCGCTAATAACCATATTTTAGTGGGCCAATCGATTGGCGGACTATTTGTACTCAATACGCTTATTGAAAATCCCGTACGTTTTAACCACTACATTGCTATTAGCCCTTCGGTATGGGTTGGCGATAACGCGATTGTAAAAAAAGCCAAAAACACCTTACACACAAAAACATTTTCAGCTGTGTCACTGCATTTATCGTTAGCTGATGAAACCCGAATGGGCCAATATGATTTGATTAACTATTTAGATTTAAACCCGCAAGCGTCGCTTACTTGGCAATTTACTCACTACCCCGATGAAAACCACAACTCTGTTGGACTTATCGCATTGAGAAATAGCTTAAAACAGATTTTTAATGGTTGGCATATAAACGAGCGAGCACTGGCAACTAAAACACCGCAAAGCGTATTAACACACTACGCTAATTTGCAAACGCAGTGGCAATTAAAACAAGCCATCCCCACTAATGTGGCGCACAGCTTAATGCGCTACCATTACCGTAATAATTTGGTCGATAAAGTGCCCGCGTTTATTCAAAATGCGAAGCAAACATTACCGCAATCAAGCCAAGTATTAACCGCTAAGCAAGCCAGTTATGTTGGTCATTTCGACTCGCCCAAAAATGCATTAGCACTGTTAAAAAGTGCTGAAAAAGAGCATGCACATTCCATTGAACACTTAAAAGCCATTGCGAGTGTTTATGAGCAATTAGGTGAACAGCAAAACGCGCAAGCATATTACAAAAAAGCGCTCGCCCTTGCTGAAAAACAGCAAGTGGCACAATGGCAATTGAATATTCTAGCGGCAAAAGTGAAGTAA
- a CDS encoding M56 family metallopeptidase encodes MIAYLVINTCITLLVMALLKFTHGSNNVNYSLTVFALSVWLLPYPVLAEILSSNNLVSPVILSQTLTTISQQQDNLNRYLIDYQQLSSIALFACFLIGLCIFATRLKNQLSRQAIIKSSKSFHYCSALSKQYNTSVYRADNVPSGMLMGIFTSKIVVANAITQPNQLALIINHEKTHQTRKDNLRLMLLTLMESLFWWNPLVKKVSAHTRFYIEALCDEQCAKQYGQTKYQHDFAELILHNHQIQNLAFNCTATSNKNNNIQRLKRLKEQREMTIKSKLAYTLTITTALLLMAWHTFALATPNKEHQPNDLGALVNFELNVTDRTDANQPSTHSSKMAMWVNFDEKAAFKISDKFHFNFKVSQRSDVADVEIEILEVTNSGRKIVEKPKLSVAFNQQAKIEIDNYQLSENAYSISFVPSKAKKPE; translated from the coding sequence ATGATTGCTTATTTGGTGATAAATACCTGTATTACTTTGCTTGTAATGGCTTTATTAAAGTTTACGCATGGATCAAATAACGTTAATTACTCACTAACGGTATTTGCGTTATCTGTTTGGCTTTTACCTTACCCAGTATTAGCTGAAATACTGTCTTCAAATAACTTGGTAAGTCCTGTAATTTTGTCACAAACACTTACAACGATTAGCCAACAACAAGATAATTTGAACCGTTATTTAATCGATTATCAGCAGCTAAGTTCAATTGCGCTATTTGCCTGTTTTTTAATAGGATTATGTATATTCGCAACGCGCTTAAAAAATCAATTAAGTAGACAAGCAATTATCAAAAGTAGTAAATCATTCCACTATTGTAGTGCGCTCTCTAAGCAATATAATACTTCGGTATATCGTGCAGATAATGTACCAAGCGGCATGCTAATGGGCATTTTTACCAGCAAGATTGTGGTCGCTAATGCAATAACCCAACCTAATCAGCTAGCACTGATTATTAATCACGAAAAAACCCATCAAACAAGAAAAGATAACTTACGCCTTATGCTATTAACCCTAATGGAAAGCCTTTTTTGGTGGAATCCACTGGTTAAAAAAGTAAGCGCACATACGCGCTTTTATATCGAAGCTCTGTGTGATGAACAATGTGCTAAACAATACGGCCAAACCAAATACCAACATGATTTTGCAGAGTTAATTTTACACAATCATCAAATTCAAAATTTAGCATTCAATTGCACTGCAACCTCAAATAAAAATAACAATATTCAACGACTAAAGCGTCTCAAGGAGCAAAGAGAAATGACAATAAAAAGCAAACTAGCTTATACACTTACAATTACAACTGCTTTATTACTAATGGCTTGGCACACATTTGCTCTAGCAACACCAAATAAAGAGCATCAACCTAATGACTTAGGCGCGCTTGTTAACTTTGAGTTGAATGTGACAGATCGCACTGATGCTAATCAACCAAGCACTCATTCCTCAAAAATGGCAATGTGGGTTAATTTTGACGAAAAAGCAGCATTTAAAATTAGTGATAAATTTCATTTTAATTTTAAAGTTTCTCAGCGAAGCGATGTTGCTGACGTTGAAATCGAAATACTTGAAGTCACAAATTCCGGCAGAAAAATTGTCGAAAAACCAAAATTATCCGTTGCCTTTAACCAACAAGCAAAAATTGAAATTGACAACTATCAGTTAAGCGAAAACGCCTATTCAATTTCTTTTGTACCGAGCAAGGCAAAAAAACCGGAATAA
- a CDS encoding NAD(P)H-dependent oxidoreductase — translation MSRVLVISGHPNLPQSNTNQVILDSLEANIKNIEIRRLDALYPDYQIDISAEQQALLAADTIVLQFPFYWYSVPALLKKWIDDVFSYDFAYGTHGDKLHGKDFILSFTIGAPAESYDPLGYNHFPIAQLLQPLQQTAYLTGMTFHAPVYSHGMVYIPGVYNELEDVQNKAKEHGVRLIDKLNQLTQVDEAYVERFARNWFKSLDKLPEDTSQFTRFLSENVKWNMPEGQFVGHHGFNEWYCIARNTFKPGCDHQIQAMSVTKSEVGFDVKLTIQLTAETHPNSEFKGDKIKIVVNENWKLRYSNSKGLLITHYEVTPA, via the coding sequence ATGAGTCGTGTTTTAGTTATTTCAGGTCACCCAAATTTACCGCAATCTAATACAAACCAAGTCATTCTTGATTCGCTAGAAGCCAATATTAAGAATATTGAAATTCGTAGATTAGATGCGTTATATCCCGATTACCAAATTGACATAAGCGCAGAGCAACAGGCTTTATTGGCTGCTGATACCATTGTTTTGCAATTTCCTTTTTACTGGTATTCAGTGCCTGCACTGTTAAAAAAGTGGATAGACGATGTGTTTAGCTACGATTTCGCATACGGTACTCATGGTGACAAATTACATGGTAAAGATTTTATTTTATCGTTCACTATCGGTGCACCGGCTGAATCGTATGACCCACTGGGTTATAACCACTTTCCAATTGCGCAATTATTACAGCCACTACAACAAACTGCGTATCTTACTGGCATGACTTTTCATGCGCCTGTGTACTCTCACGGTATGGTGTATATCCCTGGTGTTTACAATGAGTTGGAAGATGTACAAAACAAAGCCAAAGAACATGGTGTAAGGCTTATAGATAAACTTAATCAATTAACTCAAGTGGATGAGGCTTATGTTGAACGTTTTGCTCGTAACTGGTTTAAATCACTCGATAAGCTACCTGAAGACACATCACAATTTACGCGTTTTTTATCAGAAAATGTGAAGTGGAATATGCCAGAAGGTCAGTTTGTGGGTCATCATGGTTTTAACGAGTGGTATTGCATTGCACGTAACACGTTTAAACCCGGCTGTGATCACCAAATTCAGGCGATGTCAGTTACAAAATCTGAAGTAGGATTTGATGTAAAACTCACCATCCAACTTACAGCAGAAACACACCCAAACTCTGAATTCAAAGGCGATAAAATTAAAATCGTTGTAAATGAAAACTGGAAACTTAGATACTCAAACTCCAAGGGATTGTTAATTACACACTATGAAGTCACACCGGCGTAA
- a CDS encoding DUF6500 family protein, with protein MRAELRDKIIAVCDKKIAAKGDNVGVSFYAFFANKNDDPERLMEAARWWIETHQLDHFEKATKIKEMVMAGQ; from the coding sequence ATGAGAGCGGAGCTCAGAGATAAAATCATCGCAGTATGTGATAAAAAAATAGCTGCAAAAGGCGACAATGTAGGTGTGTCTTTTTATGCGTTTTTTGCCAATAAGAATGACGACCCAGAACGCTTAATGGAAGCGGCCAGATGGTGGATAGAAACCCACCAGCTTGATCACTTTGAAAAAGCCACAAAAATAAAAGAAATGGTAATGGCAGGGCAATAA
- a CDS encoding response regulator transcription factor, whose amino-acid sequence MTKKILIVEDDLDIAEDLQDVLEYHGYSAEIESNGLAVKDKVMQFQPDLILLDLMLPGQDGEVCCKQIREFTNVPIIMLTAKVEQADKLSGLSLGADDYVCKPFDMAELMLRIDAVIRRTQGQIQFSQFNINDERKEVSYLGQVVPLSALEYALFALLYNSPERVFSRDQIIDLAYPGFRDITDRAIDSHVKNIRKKFKAHGIASAAISAVYGMGYRFSTATKNK is encoded by the coding sequence ATGACAAAAAAAATACTGATTGTTGAAGACGATTTGGATATCGCAGAAGATTTGCAAGATGTATTGGAATATCACGGCTATAGCGCTGAAATTGAAAGTAATGGTCTTGCTGTTAAAGATAAGGTCATGCAATTCCAGCCGGATTTAATACTACTTGATTTGATGTTGCCCGGACAAGATGGCGAAGTATGCTGTAAACAAATCAGAGAGTTTACGAATGTGCCAATTATTATGTTAACCGCAAAAGTTGAGCAAGCTGACAAACTATCGGGTCTTTCGCTTGGTGCAGATGATTATGTATGCAAACCCTTTGATATGGCTGAACTAATGCTTCGCATTGATGCCGTTATTCGCCGCACGCAAGGGCAAATTCAATTTAGCCAATTTAATATTAATGATGAGCGCAAAGAAGTGAGCTATTTAGGTCAAGTTGTGCCGTTATCAGCACTTGAATATGCCTTATTCGCACTTTTATATAATTCACCTGAGCGCGTGTTTTCTCGCGATCAAATTATCGACTTAGCTTACCCTGGGTTTCGCGATATTACTGACAGGGCAATAGACAGCCATGTGAAAAATATCCGAAAAAAGTTTAAAGCACACGGGATTGCAAGTGCGGCTATAAGTGCAGTGTATGGCATGGGTTATCGCTTTAGTACTGCGACAAAAAATAAATGA
- a CDS encoding LysR family transcriptional regulator, protein MDGSNFNQLKVFQAIVQEGSITGAARVLEMASPSVSQALKVLEKQLGLPLFTRTTRKIELTEAGHLLYQRTQSSMQALDIAFETVSELSKEPRGKVRLTAPKFVFTSFLQPIYAEFCQRFPDIELEISLFDGTVDILEQGFDLGIRFGDRISEGMVAKQLIPSKKDVLFASPEYIKRYGIPTSLNDLERHKLIYYRFITSNQLLPLTLQEGGEQVTIDVTPALIANDTDVVKDAAKQGLGIGRLLSTMVEDEIERGELIPILEDYWLDVAGLYLYFHQNAQKAKRVRTLIDFLIEKSK, encoded by the coding sequence TTGGACGGAAGCAATTTCAACCAATTAAAGGTGTTTCAAGCAATTGTACAAGAAGGCAGCATTACAGGTGCGGCACGTGTTTTGGAAATGGCCAGCCCCTCGGTGAGTCAAGCACTAAAAGTTCTTGAAAAACAACTAGGATTGCCATTATTTACCCGCACAACCCGAAAAATTGAGTTAACCGAAGCCGGGCATTTACTTTATCAGCGCACACAAAGCTCGATGCAAGCGCTTGATATCGCCTTTGAAACAGTGAGTGAGCTAAGTAAAGAACCACGTGGTAAAGTAAGGCTCACAGCGCCCAAATTTGTTTTTACGTCATTTTTGCAACCCATCTATGCAGAATTTTGTCAGCGTTTCCCTGACATTGAACTTGAGATTTCTTTATTTGATGGCACGGTCGATATTTTAGAGCAAGGATTTGACCTTGGTATTCGCTTTGGCGACAGAATCAGCGAAGGTATGGTCGCTAAACAACTTATTCCATCAAAAAAAGATGTGTTGTTTGCATCGCCAGAATATATAAAACGATATGGCATACCAACCTCATTAAATGATTTAGAGCGCCACAAACTCATTTACTATCGCTTTATCACTTCTAATCAGTTGTTACCATTAACGCTACAAGAAGGCGGTGAACAAGTGACGATTGATGTTACGCCAGCACTGATTGCAAACGATACCGATGTTGTAAAAGATGCAGCAAAACAAGGGTTAGGTATCGGGCGCCTATTGTCCACCATGGTAGAAGATGAAATTGAACGTGGTGAGCTAATTCCAATACTCGAAGATTATTGGTTAGATGTAGCTGGCTTGTACCTTTACTTTCACCAAAATGCCCAAAAAGCCAAAAGAGTAAGAACCTTAATTGATTTTTTAATAGAAAAATCAAAATAA
- a CDS encoding aminotransferase class V-fold PLP-dependent enzyme produces MLKHANYFKSFRNHTIGNKLVTPQGKRIVYADWTASGRLYRPIEDFMSQQIGPYIANTHSESNLTGATTTAAYDDAKHVIREHVNAGDTDLVLFGGAGMTAMINKLQRMLGLKSNAPKVAEKPLVLITHMEHHSNQISWQACDVHLEIIPPDENGLPDLAAMEYLLDLYQHVPLKIGSFTACSNVTGVMTPYHKMAEKMHLAGGICLVDFAASAPYVDIDMHPQDNPLGYLDGIFISPHKFLGGPGSSGLMVINQALVKNAVPDHPGGGTVKWSNPWGEQRYLDNVEAREDGGTPGFLQAIRTALAIKLKNEMTTEKILAREASITEYIYQQLTTLDGLHVLAPNKAARLCVLSFYIDDLHHNLVVKLLNDKFGIQARGGCSCAGTYGHVLLNIDRETSKQFTDRIDNGHLQEKPGWVRISFHPINTDSEVKYVIEAIKAIVQQGKKWRLAYLYNPKTAEYVSIKEPKPIALLKRFKTPTKFESLLTLKLTE; encoded by the coding sequence ATGCTAAAACATGCCAATTACTTTAAATCATTTAGAAACCATACAATCGGAAACAAACTCGTTACACCGCAGGGAAAGCGAATTGTATATGCTGATTGGACTGCAAGTGGTCGCTTATATCGACCGATTGAAGACTTTATGTCGCAGCAAATAGGCCCTTATATCGCGAATACCCACAGCGAGAGTAATTTAACGGGGGCAACGACCACCGCAGCTTATGATGATGCAAAACACGTAATTCGAGAACATGTTAATGCTGGCGATACTGATTTGGTGTTGTTTGGTGGTGCAGGCATGACGGCAATGATTAACAAGTTGCAGCGTATGCTTGGACTAAAATCAAATGCGCCAAAAGTAGCCGAAAAGCCGTTAGTGCTGATTACACATATGGAACATCACTCCAATCAAATTAGCTGGCAAGCGTGTGATGTGCACCTTGAAATTATTCCGCCAGATGAGAATGGGTTGCCTGATTTAGCGGCAATGGAATACCTATTAGATCTCTACCAACATGTGCCATTAAAAATAGGCTCATTTACCGCGTGCAGTAATGTGACAGGGGTTATGACCCCGTACCATAAAATGGCTGAAAAAATGCACCTTGCAGGTGGGATTTGTTTAGTCGACTTTGCGGCATCAGCACCGTATGTTGATATTGATATGCACCCACAAGATAACCCATTGGGGTATCTTGATGGTATTTTTATTTCCCCGCATAAGTTTTTGGGTGGGCCGGGTAGTTCAGGCTTAATGGTAATTAATCAGGCACTAGTGAAAAACGCGGTACCTGATCACCCAGGTGGTGGCACCGTGAAATGGAGTAATCCATGGGGTGAGCAACGCTATTTAGATAATGTTGAAGCACGCGAAGATGGCGGTACCCCTGGTTTTTTACAGGCTATTCGTACCGCGCTTGCGATTAAGCTAAAAAACGAGATGACCACAGAAAAAATATTGGCCCGTGAAGCAAGCATTACCGAATACATTTATCAGCAGTTAACAACGCTGGATGGGCTACATGTGTTAGCACCTAATAAAGCGGCACGGTTATGTGTTTTATCCTTTTATATTGATGATTTGCATCATAATTTAGTGGTTAAGTTACTGAATGATAAATTTGGCATTCAAGCGCGTGGTGGGTGTTCTTGTGCGGGTACATATGGCCACGTTTTACTGAATATCGACAGAGAAACAAGTAAACAGTTCACCGATCGCATTGATAATGGTCACTTACAAGAAAAGCCGGGATGGGTGCGTATTTCATTTCACCCAATCAATACAGACAGCGAAGTAAAATATGTTATTGAAGCCATAAAAGCCATTGTTCAACAGGGTAAAAAATGGCGCTTAGCGTACCTTTATAATCCTAAAACCGCAGAATATGTTTCGATTAAAGAGCCCAAACCTATCGCATTACTCAAGCGATTTAAAACACCAACTAAGTTCGAATCTTTGTTAACATTAAAATTGACTGAATAA
- a CDS encoding GFA family protein → MITGKCNCEAVQFAILSEPKDIYMCHCSICRKATGTNGIGVLVVNNSDFQWQKGQDAVATWKKPNSDWQTWFCKICGSKVPGDNDSERKFIPVGLIKDDKGLSVTHHIWVDSKAHWDEIGDEGTLHPEAFGTGLTDD, encoded by the coding sequence ATGATCACCGGAAAATGTAATTGTGAAGCGGTTCAATTTGCGATTTTAAGTGAGCCCAAAGATATTTACATGTGTCATTGCTCAATTTGTCGAAAAGCAACAGGAACCAATGGTATTGGTGTGTTGGTTGTGAACAATAGCGATTTTCAATGGCAAAAAGGGCAAGACGCAGTTGCCACTTGGAAAAAGCCTAACAGCGATTGGCAAACCTGGTTTTGTAAAATTTGTGGATCAAAAGTGCCTGGCGATAACGACAGCGAACGAAAATTTATTCCTGTGGGGTTAATTAAAGATGATAAAGGGCTTTCGGTAACCCATCATATTTGGGTTGATTCAAAAGCTCATTGGGATGAAATTGGCGATGAGGGCACGTTACACCCAGAGGCGTTTGGCACAGGGCTCACGGATGATTAA